The Pseudomonas sp. S06B 330 genome contains the following window.
CGGGTACAGTTGGCGGTTGCCGATGCGTTGGGTGGGCAGCCAGCTGGGTGGCACCTGCAGGACCAGCCGTTGGCCTTGGCTGTCGTAGTCGCTGTGCAGACCGGGAATGCTGTCCAATGCCACTTCGGCGCCATACTCGCCAGGCAGCTCCAGGCCGGCCGCCTGCAAGTCGGCACTGGCCATGTACAGGCGCCCGGCGCGCTGTTGTACCGCCACCAGCTCAGGGCTGCTCATCTGGTTGACCACCAGTTCGAGAAACAACGGCGCATCGGCGATCACTTCCAGGGTCGCCGGCGGTGGCGGCAGTTCGCCAGCCAATAGCGGACCGCAGCCGAGCACGGTCAGGCCACAGGCCCGCAGCGCCAGAGAAAACCTCACACACCGTATCCGACCATTACCGGGTCCTCCCTGGCCCCTGTAGCGTTTTACTAGCGCGGTGTCATTGCCCCTGGTTCAAGGCTTGCGCGGACTCCTGCCCGTTGACCCGACCCTTGAGCACTGAGGCGGCTGTCAGTGTCTGTGGTGCCGGCCAGCGCATGCTTGCGCCGGGCAACACGTAGCCGAGCAGACCGTCGACCAGCGGCCGACTCTGGCCACCCTGCTGTACGACCACGTCGGTCAAGCGCGCATGCACCGGCCCGCGGTTGCGGATTTCCACATAGGGCTTGCCCTGCACCGAGACCTGGCGCCAGCTCAATGCCGGCTTGCCGACGCCGCTGTCACTGCTTTGGCCACTGGCATCGACCTTGCCGCGCAAGCCTTCGCCATACACGAACAACGGCACCGAGTAGCGCATCTGGAAACGAATGGCAGCCTGCGGCTTATCGGCATTGTTCGCTGCGGACAATGCTGGAGGGATTTCATCGATGATGATGCGGTACGCCTGCTCCTGGCCAACCGGAGAAGTACCGGTACGGGTCAGGCGAATCAGCTGCTTCTGCCCGGGGGCGATGTTGGCAACCGGTGGGCTGCCGATAACCTCGCGCTGGGCTTGGTACTGGTCGTCAAACTCACCCTGACGCCAGGCGAACACCCTTACCTGCAGGTTGGCCGGTGCGTCGCCGCGATTCTCCAGCCACAGCGCACCGGCTTTCTGCCCGGCCTCAAGCACCGGATCGATCGGCCAGATCAGCACGGATGTCGCGGCCTGCAGCGGTGCGCTGCACAGCAGGGAAACGCCACAGACCAACAGGGTGTAGCTCAAGCGCAAACCGCCAGCGCTCAGGTTCATGCACACGCTCCTTATTGTTCAAAGCTTCCTAAGGCTGGCTCAAAAGCTCAGCACCACTTGCACCACATCGGTGTAACTGCCGGCCGGCAGATTGCCGGGCAACTGCGCCCGGGCAAATACCGGTAGCTTGATCGCCGACGGATCACTGTAGGTCACCGCCACACTCTGGTTGATGCCCAGGCTCTGGCTGAAACCGGCATCACGAAACAGTTGATAGGCCACCCGCGCCGTACCGTTGCTGCGCTTGAGGTTGCGCGTGCCGCTGGCGCTGTTCTGCCCGGCATCGACACTCATGCTCAAGCTCACCCCTGGTGTGCATTGCAAGGTCACCGTGGTACCCCCAAGGGCCGTGGTGACGCTGCTGGTCGACAGCGCCGACCAACTGCCGAAATCCAGATTGCCGTAGTTGCTGACCCCACCGACCACCAGGCAACCGGCCACCACCGTGGCGCTGACCTGGAAGGTACTGGTGGTGGCCGCATCCAGCGGCACCGGCACACCGCCAGCGAGCAGCGCCAGCACGGTCGGCACTACACGGATCACGGTTCAGAAACTCAGCTCGACCGCCACCGTATCGGTGTATACCCCAGCAGGTAGGCCCACCTTGCCCTGGGCTTGACCGTAGAGATTGACCGTCTGCGCCACCCCGGTACTGGTCGGCAGGGTGATCACACCGTCGATGACCAATACCTGAGTGTGCCCCGAATCGGTATAGAAATCATAAGGCACATAGTTGCCGCTGCCATCGGAAAGCGCTCGGGTACCGCCATCGGACTGGTTGTCGTTGGCTCCGGCACCCACCTTGATCGCCGGCACTGTGCCGGCGGAGCACAGAATGCTCATGGCGCCCCCGCCATTGCCGAGCACCTGACCCGAGGCCGAGGTGAACATGGCATCGTGAGTGCCGAAGTTAAGCGTACCGAAGTTCAGGCCGCTGGCGCCGCTGCCACCGTTGACTTGGCAACTGGAGGTCAATGTCAAGGTAGCGTTAATGTTACCGGTCACCGTGGCCGCCTGGGCTTGCGCGCCAAGGGCCAGGCCAACGCCGGCGAAGATGAAGCGAGAAATCCTCGGGTGCATGCGTCTCTCCTTGCGTGTT
Protein-coding sequences here:
- a CDS encoding fimbrial biogenesis chaperone — encoded protein: MNLSAGGLRLSYTLLVCGVSLLCSAPLQAATSVLIWPIDPVLEAGQKAGALWLENRGDAPANLQVRVFAWRQGEFDDQYQAQREVIGSPPVANIAPGQKQLIRLTRTGTSPVGQEQAYRIIIDEIPPALSAANNADKPQAAIRFQMRYSVPLFVYGEGLRGKVDASGQSSDSGVGKPALSWRQVSVQGKPYVEIRNRGPVHARLTDVVVQQGGQSRPLVDGLLGYVLPGASMRWPAPQTLTAASVLKGRVNGQESAQALNQGQ
- a CDS encoding Csu type fimbrial protein, with product MLALLAGGVPVPLDAATTSTFQVSATVVAGCLVVGGVSNYGNLDFGSWSALSTSSVTTALGGTTVTLQCTPGVSLSMSVDAGQNSASGTRNLKRSNGTARVAYQLFRDAGFSQSLGINQSVAVTYSDPSAIKLPVFARAQLPGNLPAGSYTDVVQVVLSF
- a CDS encoding Csu type fimbrial protein, with the protein product MHPRISRFIFAGVGLALGAQAQAATVTGNINATLTLTSSCQVNGGSGASGLNFGTLNFGTHDAMFTSASGQVLGNGGGAMSILCSAGTVPAIKVGAGANDNQSDGGTRALSDGSGNYVPYDFYTDSGHTQVLVIDGVITLPTSTGVAQTVNLYGQAQGKVGLPAGVYTDTVAVELSF